One window of the Brevibacterium limosum genome contains the following:
- the ribD gene encoding bifunctional diaminohydroxyphosphoribosylaminopyrimidine deaminase/5-amino-6-(5-phosphoribosylamino)uracil reductase RibD produces the protein MSAQLSDAAESTELESAAMTAALDAAREGFRGANPLVGAAILTADGQIVTGHHGGAGTPHAEVDVITTAHDLDIDLSASTLLVTLEPCSHHGRTGPCTEAIISAGIPSVVFAAADPNPLAAGGGNTLAEAGLTVRAGLHREESRALNVRWLRAMAETRPFVTVKIAQSLDGAVAANDGTSRWITSEQSRMHAHEVRSRVDAILVGTGTAVADDPRLNARGRDGIALDDQPRPVVLGTSDLPVTSFLALNPNTLHLRTHDVREALDRLHEAGVRHLLVEGGPTVSGAFFAAGVVDEVFCYQAPILIGPGRSSVEGLDIGTLGEALRLVPDDTETPAMSQLGPDFLLHFETADLEPDASESPGGSAPPGT, from the coding sequence AGACGCCGCCCGCGAAGGTTTTCGTGGCGCGAATCCGCTGGTGGGGGCGGCAATCCTGACCGCCGACGGCCAGATCGTGACCGGGCATCACGGCGGTGCCGGAACGCCCCATGCCGAGGTCGACGTCATCACCACTGCCCATGATCTCGACATCGACCTGAGCGCCTCGACCCTGCTGGTCACCCTTGAACCCTGCTCCCACCACGGCCGGACCGGACCCTGCACCGAGGCGATCATCTCCGCCGGGATCCCCTCCGTCGTCTTCGCCGCCGCCGACCCGAATCCGCTGGCCGCCGGCGGCGGGAACACCCTCGCCGAGGCGGGGCTCACGGTCCGCGCGGGACTGCACCGGGAGGAGTCCCGCGCACTCAATGTCCGCTGGCTCCGGGCCATGGCCGAGACCCGCCCGTTCGTCACGGTGAAGATCGCGCAGAGCCTCGACGGGGCCGTCGCCGCCAACGACGGCACCAGCCGATGGATCACCTCGGAGCAGTCGCGGATGCATGCTCACGAGGTCCGGTCCCGCGTCGACGCCATCCTCGTCGGAACCGGCACCGCCGTGGCCGACGACCCGCGCCTCAATGCCCGGGGGCGTGACGGAATCGCGCTCGACGATCAGCCGCGGCCCGTTGTGCTCGGCACCTCCGACCTGCCGGTCACGTCGTTTCTCGCCCTCAACCCGAACACTCTCCATCTGCGCACTCACGATGTCCGGGAGGCGCTGGACCGGCTGCACGAGGCAGGGGTGCGCCACCTTCTCGTCGAGGGTGGGCCCACGGTGTCAGGCGCGTTCTTCGCCGCCGGAGTCGTCGACGAAGTCTTCTGCTACCAGGCCCCGATCCTCATCGGCCCCGGACGCAGCAGTGTCGAAGGCTTGGACATCGGCACCCTCGGGGAGGCCCTGCGGCTGGTCCCCGATGACACGGAGACACCGGCGATGTCGCAGCTCGGCCCGGACTTCTTACTGCACTTCGAGACAGCGGATCTGGAACCAGACGCATCCGAGAGCCCCGGTGGGTCTGCGCCGCCAGGGACCTGA